GCTGCAAAAGCAACTGCTGTGACCTCAGCAGCTGTATATGCTTTAACTGTGACATCAGCATGACTATACCTCACAGGTGGTTTAATTGTTCTTCTAACCCTATCTCTGGTTAGTTGATAACTACTAGAAGGTGATTGACATCTATTTTGACTGGAACTGTTATCATTTAAGTCCTCTTGACTTTCATTTTCAACTTTAGGCTCCACCTCAATTTGAACATCTGGTGCCCTACTTTGAACATTTACACTGGCTAACAGATCTTTATAGAACTTACTTTCATCAAATGTTACATCTCTACTCAAGATTACTTTGGATCCACCTTCATCCATTATCCATAGCCTATAACCTTTTACCCCTTCAGGATATCCTAGCAATACACACTTAATGGCTCTAGGTTCTAATTTACCCTGTTTAACATGAGCATAGGCTACACAGCCAAACATTCTTAAATGAGAATAATCAGGATGTTTATTGATTCATACCTCCATAGGTGACTTGTATTTAATAGCAGATGATGGTGACAAGCTGGTCAAATAGGCTACAGTTGTCACTGTTTCACCCTAAAACTTTTTAGGAAACCCTGACTGTGAAAACATACACCTTACTTTGTTTAACAATGTTCTATTCATTCTTTCTGCTAACCCATTCTGCTGTGGAGTTCCAGGTACAGTCTTATGCCTGGATATTCCACATTGCCTACAATATTCATCAAACTGTGTATTGCAGTATTCTAACCCATTATCAGTTCTAAGTTTCTTAACTTTTCTTTCAGTCTGATTTTCAACTAGTACCTTCCATTCTTTGAACTTTTCAAAAGCATCATTCTTGTTTACCAATAAGAACACCCATACCCTTCTAGAGTAATTATCTATAATGGGCAAAAAATACCTAGCACCACTCATGGTTTCTACTTTGGCTGGTCCCCACAAATCAGAATGCACATATTCTAATACACCTATAGTGTTGTGCCTTCCCTTGCTAAACTTAACCCTATGAGCTTTTCCATAAATACAATGCTCACAGAACCCAATGGTTGTGCTATTTAAATTGCCCAAAACACCTATCTTATTAAGCTTTTTCATTCCAAGTTCACTCATGTGACCTAACCTTTGATGCCACATTATTTCTTTGTTATCATTAACACTTGAAACAGCTGCTACACAACTTAATGCTTTTTCTTTCAAATTATAGGTATTAAACATGCCTTTAACTCCTTAAAGTACTAGTTTAGACATTTTATACACAGACAATACACCATTCTTGATTTTTAAATCATATGGTTCTTGATCAAGCATTCCTAAAGAGATTAAATTTCTCCTAATATCAGGTACATATCTAACTTCATTCAAAGTGAATTCATCACCTTTTTCACTCTTTAATGTGACATCACCTATACCTTTGATTTTGCAAGGTCTATCATCACCTAAAACTACTACACCACCATCAAATGACCTAAAATTTCCTAAGAAACTTTTATTATTAGTCATATGATAAGAACACCCTGAATCAATAAGCAAATCTAACTTGTTCTTATCAGATGTTACTACCATTACTTCTGGACTATCATAACCAGTATCAGAAAAAGAATCGGACTGTTTTACCTCCTTTTTCTTCTTTCCTAATTTGCCCTTTTTCTTTGCAGCATAGTTTGGATCAAAATTAGGACAGACATTCTTTAGGTGACCTTCAGACTTGCAGATGAAACATCTTCTTTTGAACTTTGACTTTGACTTCATGGTATTCTTTTGATCTCTTCTTTCTGGTTAATAGACCAACAGACCCTCTGCAAATTCTTCTTGATCGTTTCTTTTCTTTAATTCCTTAGAGTTAATAGCAGCAAACACATCTTCCATCTTAAGTTCTTTTCTTCCATACAAAAGTGTATCAACAAAGTGTTCATACTGAGATGGTAGTGAACCGAGAAACAAGATAGCTTGATTTTCATCATCTATCTTTATATCAATGTTCTCCAAATCCAGTAGAATCTTGTTGAATTCATCTACATGATCATCAAGTTTCTTTCCTGATGTCGTTACAAACGTATAAAGCCTTTTCTTGAGATATAACCGATTACCCAAAGATTTGGTCATATACAGATCTTTCAATTTGGTCCAAATACCTGCTGCAGTTGTTTCTTTTGAGATTTCTCTCAAAACTTTATCACCCAAAAAGAGAATTAAAGCACTATGTGCCTTCTCTGCATCTGTCGTTTTATCTGGTAACGTCCCTTCAAGAGCTGCCACACATCCATTCTGTGTCAACAATTCTCGCATCTTGAGTCTCCATAGACCAAAATCATTCTTGCCATCGAATTTCTCTATATCGAACTTAACATTCACCATTACTTTAATTTTAACTTCGCCAGAACCCTAGTTCTTCGTCGTAACTTGCAATCTTCTTTTTCAGTGAAAACTTCAATTGATTCCAAAGCCAGATCACGAttaacccgctctgataccaattgtagaaACAATTGATTAATTCACTGACAAAACGAATTGAATTTAAGCAACAATCGACTTCGATGTTCTTATTAATCAACTCACAATTACAAATCGGAAAACTAACTGATTACAATGTAACTATTGAAACAGAATAAAAACAATTCGTAAAAACTATATCTAAACAATCGattaacatatctatttatactaATCAATTTGACGGATCGATGCTTGAAGAACACTCATTACTTGGAGGCTACTGTTTAACGAATTTGATTTTGAGTCTGTTAATGACAACAGAAAATTGTTCACATCAACCCTCACACTTTAGATGTTTACAGAAACTACCCTAAACTTAACTTTTGAGAAATGTCAGTTTACACCCTTAAGTATCACACTTATGAAAATTGAGCCTAATTTCTACACTTgataaatattactattactattattattattatatactgcTATTATTCAACGGCCTATGAATAGTGACTTTTACCATCTATTCACAAAACTTTTTCAATTTTTACAAATGATTCACTGTAAATGGGGTGTCTCATGCATAAATTCATACAAATGAACCATATAATTACTAATaactattgttattactaattactaaatTGTTATTACTAATTACTATTCTTGTTATGGTTGTATTAGAATCTATTAGAAAACCAGAGGTTTCAATTGGCGTATTGTAATTACAGAGTATAAATAGTTAAATATTATTTAAGGTATAAGTGAAACCAATTCCCACAATAATGTGCAGGCCAGTGTAATCATTTTCCGCAGCAACATGCGGATCCTTCTCGCTCGTTCTAAGTATATATGAAAGACAATATTAAACTTTTCTTTGATTAAAGCACTCATGAAAATGAAGATTAATTATATGGTTGTCTAAATTCCAATTAGGAGTTGCTCCTTAActttgaatatattaaacacacttGGGTTTAATCAATGATTAATAGACAATGCTTATATAAACTGCAAGATTCCTTATGATACTTAATTTGAATGCTTATGCAAATTGATAGATTTCTTATGATAATTTGAATGTTTATGCAAATTGCTATATTTCTTATGATACTCGATTATGAAACAATATAATTTTGAACAAGTGAAAAATATGCATGTACCGAATAAGGTTTGGCTCTTGAGTTAAGGTTTAAGATGCTTACACATTATATGTACAATGAAACATGCATCAAAGCATGGACTTTTGCTTTATTGATtgaataaataaatatgataaaaTCAAGTTTAAAAATACGCATTTGCCGTATAAAGAGCGATGTTAACAACCAAGAAAATACGCTTACCACTTTGGTTGAGTATTGTCAAGTCCTTAGGCAAATATCAAGGTAAATTCAAAGCATATGTGCACATATTTCTAACATCCTTTTGCAGACTATTTGTTATGGGATAAGTCCAAAATGTGTGAGTCAAACCAAGCACAAACGGATCTATTGTGCATTTCCAGGTGACTGTCGTCGACTGACAGCTCGTCCGCAGTTCAGTCACAAATGGTATGAAAAGAAAATGTTTTAGATTTTTGATACAACACTTTGCCAACATTGAAGACCAACTTCTTGCATTATATTTATTGGGAGTGCGAATTGAGTTAAACAAGGAATCAAGAAAACGAAAAATAGTTGCATGGGTTCGAGATCGCGAGTTCAAAACTCACGACTGGAGATTGCTGTCGGGATGAGTTTCGCGATCGCGAAACTTGTGAAGGCTTGGAACTCGAGATCACGAGTTAGGGTCTGACGGGCCAAAAGTTTTCAAAACCGTGTTTTCTTGTTCGTTAAATTGTTTCCTTGTATTattttgcctatttaagcatcttattgtaacTTATACATGTATCCACGAAATTATCAATAAAATAACTCTCTTTGGTTGCCGAGGATTAAAGTAATaattcgtgattacatataacctcgttaaattctcttgtATTTATAATTTTTGCTATTTTTCTTCGTATTCTTCACTTTAATCCGTTTGTTGTCAGTGGGTTTGATAACCTAGGGTTACCAAGTATTGTTAGGGCTCACGTGCTTTATTCCTAATAATATTCTCTGATATTTTTAACAATTCACTCCAAACATTCAACAATTAAATTGTGTGTGATTGTAGCAAGAGAGTAACTAGTGATAGAATTTATACTAATTAAACACGTTCAATCTTTCTGACTTACTTTGTGATAACACTTCCATAAGGGATCTTGGAAGTGTCAAGTGTCAAGTGTTCACAGTGAAAGTACTTGTATGATCTTAGTGGTGTCTGTTGTGATGGCAATTGAATAATCTTATTTGTCAAGAATAATGTAATCTTTCAAATTATCAAAATATTGGTCTTTCTGACACCAGATCTACATTGAATTTCGAGAACTCTTACTGAACCAACTCTCAATTGacgaattgaggagtggattaaggaacaTTTGTTAACATCTTCCCCAATCACTATAATCTTTGTGTTTTTCTTTTTTCCTTTATCTCTCTACTTATTTATATTGCAAACACATTATCAAGCTAGCTTAAAGTATAAGCTTaactataaaaacgtttttagaggGACTAAAGTAAGTAACTACTCAACCCTCCTTTTAGTTCCTTACACTATTCAATATGGTTAGAATCTATTTCAATTAGACATTAACAATGCCTTAGTGTATGGTGATCTTTCTGATGTCTACATGGACCTTCCTCGATGTATTGATTCTAGTGATAAATCTAAGGTGTGTAAACTAAATAAGTGTTTGTATGGTTTAAAACAAGCACTTAGAATGTGGAATGCTAAACTGGATTCACTTGAGTATAGGTTTATCCAAAGTGGTAATGACTattctttataaattttatttaggGATGGCTTGTTTGTTGCTCTTCTTGTATATGCTAATGACATTATAACTACGGGGAATAGTGTATCTGAAGTTGATAGTGTCAAAGTATTCTTAAATTCCTAATTTATAATAAAAGATTTGGGTCAACTGAAATACTTCATGGGTCTTGAAATTGTAAACAAATGATAAAGGGTTATGCATGTCTCCAAAAAAGTATTGTCTAGACTTGTTGAATGAATTTGGAATGCTAGGATGTAAACATATAGACACTCCATTAGAAGCTAACTCTGTTTTAATTTAGCCTCTAGTGCGTCTGATGGTGATGATCTACTTTCAAATATTTCTAAGTATCAGAAATTAACTTTAACTGGGAAGCTTTTTAATTTGGCCCATACAATGCCCGACATTTATTAATTTATTCAGACTTTGAGTCCGTATATGCATGCTTCATTCACTCCCACAGTAAGACTAGGGTGTTGAGGTACTTAAAAGGGTTTCCTGGAAAAGGACTTCATATTAGGAAATCTGATGAAAACTTCAGTCTAAAAGTCTAGAAAATATGTCTCTAGCttttgtttcttttctttttttggtTCTCATATTTTCTGAAATTCTGGAATAGTAAAAAATAACCTATTGTGTCAAGGTTttctacagagtcagagtacatgtCTCTTTAGCATTAAAGATTTGTAATCTGTTCATTTGTGTTGTGACAATAAGTCTAACTTGCTTCTTGCTGCTAACCTAATGTTTCATGAAAGGTCCAAACATTTTAAATTTGATTTCATATTGTAAGGGTTAAATTTCTGGTTTGGTAAAGTTGCAGTTTGTCAACTCTGCTAGTCAAGTGGCATAAGGGGCTTCCAAAGCTCAACATCTATGTTGGTGCATAATTGTAAATCCCTAGTTCTGAACTCTGGATAATATAATTCGGTCTGTAATAATGAATTTTGTGAATATTAAATATTAGTTATCGTATGTGAAATATCTCAAATCAATAGTTAAACTGACCTGACAGTCGACCGATTGAGTCATTCAGTTGATCGACTGACCACTGTCGAACGACAGTCCATGTCGGTGGAAGTTGATCTTCGATCGACTAAGCAGACAGTCAACCGACTGACGGAGTCAGTCGACCTGCAGACAGTATATAAACGGGTTTATGCCTCATTTGTTAGGATATGCATCATATTAACCCTAGGTCGTCTGCAACTCGGTCCCTACGTCCAAATACCACATAATATCGCTCTAGGTTTCATGTTAATCAAGATCCAATCTTGGTTTTACTCGTACAAACCCGAAAACCCTTAGATATTCGTATTATCGCACGTTCTAGCATTATTCCGCATCAAGGCCGTGTTAGATTGATTCTAAGATCCCTGAATAACGACTACGGTTTCTGTCTCAGAAGTTGAAGTTGGGATTATATGACGACTCCTTCCATGATAATAAGATTAAGGGGATATTAGAATTACTCTTTATCTTTCAATCTTATTCTTTATATTCTTTGTGTCGCCAGGAGTGTGCTTGTCTGTGCATTATTTATGGATAGTGTTGGACTTGTGATGAGATAAATATGGATGCTACTGCTATCATTCTAAAATGTTCAAACTATAGGGGGAAAATATGGCATTATGGAAGTTTCAAGGGCTATTATGCAAATATGTTTACTTTATATAACTGTATATGTTAGGGTAATTTTTtaatttattcattattattttctgtttttctcATCTTCAAGTTCCCTCTATTCTCATTTCAAAATTAGGGTTAGTGAGTTGTTTTTAGTTTTTTTATATTATTCATGTATTATGAACAATAGAGTCTATTGTAGAGAGACGTACATAAAGGAGATTCTCATATTTGTTCTTGTACTGGGTTTAGCATTAATCGAGTTATTCCGCTTGTTGAAGATTGTATTGATATAAGTCTATAATTGACACTTTAATAAAAACACAAAATATTGAGATATGAAAATGAGGCTTTTAATTACCATCGTTTCATCTTGAAGGAGGATTCCTTTGATGAACATGTCGTAGATATCCTTTTTTCTTTCATGATTAGCATAGGCACTGGAGTATTTTGACCTTCGAATAATTTGTTTATAGCCTTTAGGCAAGTTAGGCTCCCATAGCTCATAATCTTCCTGCATGCATATAAATCACTATTCATTGATTTAGATTTGCAATTGTTTTCATTTTGAATTTCATAGTGATGATTGATGACTATTTATTGATTAATTCCGAGGCTTATAATTAAATTTAGTCAACTGATACTAGTGAAAGAATATGATTATTTTTCACTGGATAGGGGTTAAAACTTACTTGCAATTCTAAGGCCTTTTTAAGTTGCTCTAACACAATTTCTGCAGTTGGTCGTTTTTTTCTATCAACATCTAAGCATTCAGCAACAATCATTTGAAATGTAGACAGCGACCCCGGgtgcagtttttcttttatttcCTTAAACACGATTGAATCAGCTATTCCTTCTTCATGTATGTGATTAAGGATTCGGGTTACATTTTCTTGGTTATAATTCCGTGTATCGGGCACTAACAATTTTCCATACAAGATCTCAAACAAAACAACACCGAATGAGTAAATATCCGATTTTTCAGTGCAAAAACCTGTAACCTCGTAGAGTGGGTCAACGTAGCCCTCTGTGCCTACAAGTTTGCTGATGACTTCCTGATTAATTGGAGTTATCGCAGATAACCCAAAATCGGAAATTTTTGCCTTCCAATCAGCATTTAGTAGAATGTTGGCACATTTGATGTCCCTATGTACCACCACCTCTTTTGCTTTTGTTAGAGCACCTCCATGTAAAAAAGACAATCCCTTAGCAACATCAATGCATATGTTTAGTCGTTTCATCCATGAAAGATCCTtgtcttccaaatgcatatcaagACTCATTTTAGAAGCATGCTCGTAAACAATGATTTTTTCCTCCATTTCATTACAGTAACCCTTTAGACCAATGATATTATCGTGTTTATAATCAAAAAGAATTTCGAGCTCTATCAAAAAATGATGGTTTCCTTGCCCTAGACTCCTATCCAAACGCTTTGCTACAATGATCTCACATCCATTAATAGAATGTTCAACTTTTCCTTTGTATGTCTTCCCAAATCCTCCTTGTCCGACAAGATTCTCATGGCTGAAATTATCTGTGGCAAATTTTATTTGTTCAAATGACATTTGGAGATTGTCCTTGTTGTTTTCCTGTAAATCGTTAACCACTAGGTCAGTGGCAATTCCAGAATTAAAATGCAATGGGATCTCAAAAAAAAATTTCATTACTAATTAtattttaatgttatttaagtGGTAGTTTACTTTTAAAAAACTACAAACTCGAAAAATATATGGTGttcgagtagttaaatttagtggtgttctaaacaatttaaaagaaaaactataaatttaaaaaatatatggggtcatgcGGTTAGATTTAGTGGTGTTCTATACAATTTAAAGAGTAATTTCTACTAAAAATTTTCaaactagtggtgtcccgtgaccCGATGGGTATACTACTCGAGTCGCACTGCACTGGGTTATGTCATTATTTATTAATGTAGCTGCTTCGATCTATAGTCTTAATTCCTAACTCGAAACATTCAATATCAAATAAAGAGTTAATTACACTCAAATGTATCAGGGTGTTTGGAAGTAGCTTTTGAATAGATCCCAGCCCCACCTACAGCCCCAGCCCTATTCCTCAACCAAAACTACATCTACGAGACTCAACCAAAACTCCAACTTGAGTCCCGACTCTAACTCGTTGTTACCAAACACACCCTTAGACCATTCGTAACGCAGCGTTATCGCATCGAAATCGCCAGCATCACGCCTCTATAGCGCCGTAACGCGGCGTGATGGACCGGAAATGATGAAGGCGTGATGATTGCATCACGGTAGAAGATGAAGGCGTGAGGTTTGAATTAGCCAATCAAAAGCTTTCATGTATTTTCTACTTTGATAtcattttctttttttattttataaattaattggtAATTTGTGTGTGATGTGTTTGAAGATGGAAGAAGATACAAAGTATATTGGGGATCTGGAGAAGAAGACTGCACGATGAAGATGATATGTTATTTAAAAATTACGTTTTAGTCCCTGATtttatataaagattacaattcaCTATTTAAGTTATAGTCCCTAAAGTATTACACTATTTCAAACTAAATTTTAAACttcttttaattaataaataacacatgattttataaattataaattatattatatatgtatttaattttaaattataataatttgaatttataaaaattaactaaaaaaataataaaataaatttaaaatgaaaaagaaaataaaatggtGGGACCAATTTAACTAATCACATAACCATCACGCCCAccactacaaactccatcacgTCATCACCTTTGCCAAATCAGCAATATACCTCACAAAAACACCTCATCACGCCCCATCACCCGGGCACCACTGTGAATGGTCTTAGACTATGTAAATATAAATGGGTAAATGGGTAAACTGATAAAACAATAAAGCAGTGTTACCCCATCAAAAGTGTCAATTGACAGCTTTACAATTTTTAAGAGGTTAAAGGTATAAAATTGTTAATAACGGAATCTTGATcagacacaataataataataataataataataataataataataataataataataataataataataataataataataataataataataataataattacttacttGTAACGATAATGCTTTCTCAAGTTcctccataatttctttagctgtaGGACGCCCATCTTGAGTTTCTGCCACACAACGATATGCGAGTTCTATAAATGTCTTTAAAGAATCTTGATTGGGTCCTTTATTTAGGGTGGAACGAAGCTCATCTACTTCGTCTATTATTTTAGGATCTATCATTGCATTTATTGTTCCTTCTTCAAACTGTCGCCGTGCAACATGTGCAATGCCCTTGTCATTCTCTGCCATGTAAATTTGATCATTGGCAATCTTCCCGGACAAGATCTCAAATAGAACCACCCCGAAAGAGTAGATATCTACGGCTCTTTTCAACCTACCCGTCTTTAAATATTCTGGATCCAAATAGACTTCAGTGCCCGCAATATTAGTTGTATAAACAgttttttcttctttatttgcgtGATGAAATCTTGAGAGCCCAAAGTCAGCAATCTTCGCTACCAAATTCATATCTAACAAAATGTTGCCGCTTTTTATGTCACGGTGTATTATCTTTTCTTCATCCTCCTTCCTATTGTGAAGATAGTCTAATCCACGTGCAATGTCAATACAGATCTTTAAACGTAGTGCCCAAGTAAGGTTAATTGATTTGTTTGTTCTTCCCAGATAGGCGTCAAGGCTTCCATTAGAAGCATACTCATAAACAAGTATCATATGAGGACCTTCATCACAAAAACCAACAAGAGTGACTATGTTGGGATGCTTACAACTACTAAGCAATTCAATTTCTGCAACAAATCCTTGTTTTGCATGCTTATCTTCTTTAAGGCACTTTATTGCTACAGTTTTGCGAATTTTTGAAATTTCACTTCTGTTTTGATCTACCATTGGGAGCTCAAGTTCTGCTCCGTACACATTACCATATGTTCCAGACCCAAGATATATTTGAGTAAAATTCTTCGTGGCCGACAGTATATCACTCAGTGGAATCTTTAAGTGTTCCATGCTCGTCCCCTACACATGTGTAAACGACAGAGGATTGATAAAGTTGAGAAGTCAAATTGCTAACACAAACTATAATTATATATCGGAGGCACCAAATCTGTTCAATCTACCCACAAATATTTGTAACTGTTAATTCACACAACATCAAGTTGGATGCATGGTATTTGTCATAGGATATATAATCAGTGGCGGATTTATGAATCATAGTCACaagtgtcactagttaaaaactcAAAAAATTTACAGCATCTGGTGGTGTCACTCAAAATAATTTACACTATCTAGTGACTAAaaaaacttaaatttttttttccaCTAGATGGCTTGTTTCAGTGCTAGCCCGTGCTACCACTGGTAAAGAAGTAGATCCACCCTTGGATATATTTTAAGGGACTGAGTTCACTTTATAGATCATAGCAAACTAATATATCTGTTAACAATATGTTTACATAGGATTCTGGCCTATACGATAGATTTTAGTAAACTAGATTAACGAATTATAATATTGAATTactgcgcataatgcgcaattcacccggtaccaggtctcgcgctcgggaggtttgattacccgaggttttaccttttatgaggagccaatgtgctcgttcataggagggtttctttGCTTACCCAAAAAATTACTGTATCATTTTGACCATTGGTGTATAATTATTGCTTTAATTTATCATAAGAAGCTCAAGTAAAAGGAGTGGATTACCTTCCAACGGTTAGATGACCGTATTCCTTCATCCTTACCAGCAATTATTGACTGCTCCTTTAACTTCATTATTAAAATTAGAGCAGACTAATTTAATAATCACACTTATATAATGACATATTATATTATGAGTTatgataaaagaaaaaaaaatcttcaAAATACTGATATTGGAAAAATTGTTATCAGTTCCTTCTTTCACAACGATAGTCGCGAAATCAGGGTGGTTGAATGGCCGAGTGACCACGTTGTGATCAGGTCACCAACCCAGTCATTCGGCCACGCAACCGGCCCACCTGAATACACAATAGACAGGGGCTTTTTTTCCAGAACAATGAGACGAGATAAAAATTAGAAGGATGGTCTTACAAGATTTTCATGTCTCATTTGAAGTTCCAATGCTCTTTCAAGGTTTCTATCAACTTGATCGATGTTAGGACGTTGGGCTCGTTGTTCCTTCAGGCAACTATATGCTGTTTCTGTATATAGTTTAAATGATTCATGGTCAATTTGTTCTAGTAGAGTTGGATCA
This genomic stretch from Rutidosis leptorrhynchoides isolate AG116_Rl617_1_P2 chromosome 11, CSIRO_AGI_Rlap_v1, whole genome shotgun sequence harbors:
- the LOC139876722 gene encoding uncharacterized protein isoform X1, which produces MFSYEEFSRYKVPLTEVLKATNNFSDENLIGQGGFGKVYKGRLIRFGEQTVVIAARRLHYHYGQGDLEFWQEISMLSDLKHDNLVCFLGYCNENGENIIINKYENHESLDKYLKDSNLTWMQRLQICVGVARAMNYIHFDVGHNYSVIHRNIKSSKILLDENRKPKLSGFEHALKNTSDRRHRLLLSEVIGTIGYIDPTYEKTGFVTHKSDVYSFGVVLFEILCGTRAFVPENGKLDVDTQIYISKDNKSILASSTNNITTPEKLTTINYGLTQSSSFIDGRPSSFVDGRPSSFVDGGPSSFVDGRRSSFVYRQSSSFVYGQPYSVDDGKPWSHGDIHSEESDSMNEQIYILHPLYTMKKLEEYIHNPKEGLLAQLVKSCYDDESLKDMIDPTLLEQIDHESFKLYTETAYSCLKEQRAQRPNIDQVDRNLERALELQMRHENLLKEQSIIAGKDEGIRSSNRWKGTSMEHLKIPLSDILSATKNFTQIYLGSGTYGNVYGAELELPMVDQNRSEISKIRKTVAIKCLKEDKHAKQGFVAEIELLSSCKHPNIVTLVGFCDEGPHMILVYEYASNGSLDAYLGRTNKSINLTWALRLKICIDIARGLDYLHNRKEDEEKIIHRDIKSGNILLDMNLVAKIADFGLSRFHHANKEEKTVYTTNIAGTEVYLDPEYLKTGRLKRAVDIYSFGVVLFEILSGKIANDQIYMAENDKGIAHVARRQFEEGTINAMIDPKIIDEVDELRSTLNKGPNQDSLKTFIELAYRCVAETQDGRPTAKEIMEELEKALSLQENNKDNLQMSFEQIKFATDNFSHENLVGQGGFGKTYKGKVEHSINGCEIIVAKRLDRSLGQGNHHFLIELEILFDYKHDNIIGLKGYCNEMEEKIIVYEHASKMSLDMHLEDKDLSWMKRLNICIDVAKGLSFLHGGALTKAKEVVVHRDIKCANILLNADWKAKISDFGLSAITPINQEVISKLVGTEGYVDPLYEVTGFCTEKSDIYSFGVVLFEILYGKLLVPDTRNYNQENVTRILNHIHEEGIADSIVFKEIKEKLHPGSLSTFQMIVAECLDVDRKKRPTAEIVLEQLKKALELQEDYELWEPNLPKGYKQIIRRSKYSSAYANHERKKDIYDMFIKGILLQDETMWFSLGINGERNEMLSAMKFSYSNRSPHKWQSLSESRFLFFLLSFYCMHAHK
- the LOC139876722 gene encoding uncharacterized protein isoform X2 — its product is MFSYEEFSRYKVPLTEVLKATNNFSDENLIGQGGFGKVYKGRLIRFGEQTVVIAARRLHYHYGQGDLEFWQEISMLSDLKHDNLVCFLGYCNENGENIIINKYENHESLDKYLKDSNLTWMQRLQICVGVARAMNYIHFDVGHNYSVIHRNIKSSKILLDENRKPKLSGFEHALKNTSDRRHRLLLSEVIGTIGYIDPTYEKTGFVTHKSDVYSFGVVLFEILCGTRAFVPENGKLDVDTQIYISKDNKSILASSTNNITTPEKLTTINYGLTQSSSFIDGRPSSFVDGRPSSFVDGGPSSFVDGRRSSFVYRQSSSFVYGQPYSVDDGKPWSHGDIHSEESDSMNEQIYILHPLYTMKKLEEYIHNPKEGLLAQLVKSCYDDESLKDMIDPTLLEQIDHESFKLYTETAYSCLKEQRAQRPNIDQVDRNLERALELQMRHENLLKEQSIIAGKDEGIRSSNRWKGTSMEHLKIPLSDILSATKNFTQIYLGSGTYGNVYGAELELPMVDQNRSEISKIRKTVAIKCLKEDKHAKQGFVAEIELLSSCKHPNIVTLVGFCDEGPHMILVYEYASNGSLDAYLGRTNKSINLTWALRLKICIDIARGLDYLHNRKEDEEKIIHRDIKSGNILLDMNLVAKIADFGLSRFHHANKEEKTVYTTNIAGTEVYLDPEYLKTGRLKRAVDIYSFGVVLFEILSGKIANDQIYMAENDKGIAHVARRQFEEGTINAMIDPKIIDEVDELRSTLNKGPNQDSLKTFIELAYRCVAETQDGRPTAKEIMEELEKALSLQENNKDNLQMSFEQIKFATDNFSHENLVGQGGFGKTYKGKVEHSINGCEIIVAKRLDRSLGQGNHHFLIELEILFDYKHDNIIGLKGYCNEMEEKIIVYEHASKMSLDMHLEDKDLSWMKRLNICIDVAKGLSFLHGGALTKAKEVVVHRDIKCANILLNADWKAKISDFGLSAITPINQEVISKLVGTEGYVDPLYEVTGFCTEKSDIYSFGVVLFEILYGKLLVPDTRNYNQENVTRILNHIHEEGIADSIVFKEIKEKLHPGSLSTFQMIVAECLDVDRKKRPTAEIVLEQLKKALELQ